In a single window of the Pseudomonas entomophila genome:
- the ccoM gene encoding cytochrome c oxidase subunit CcoM, which translates to MFFDNVVIAGVVTVGLMLAFFAGLGIFIWKDSNKRKQR; encoded by the coding sequence ATGTTCTTCGACAACGTGGTTATCGCTGGTGTGGTAACGGTCGGGCTGATGTTGGCGTTCTTCGCCGGTCTGGGAATTTTCATCTGGAAGGATTCGAACAAGCGCAAGCAGCGCTGA
- a CDS encoding NAD(P)-dependent oxidoreductase, protein MNTALPSLGFAGIGLMGLPMCRRLLAAGYPLTVWNRSPDKCAELVAAGAHLAASPEELCDGTDMVLLCLADTAVVREVVFGEGGIASGGRSGQLLVDFSSLEPTATREMAAELAALCGMAWLDAPVSGGTPGAEAGTLAIMVGGEAADLERARPVLLTLGQRVTHMGGVGAGQVTKACNQMIVACNALVIAEVVALAEQSGVDASLIAEALAGGFADSKPLQILAPQMAESRFEPVKWHVRTLLKDLDTAVKFSREQGSATPLSGLAAQLMRLHGSQGHLHKDPATLVSLYRSKG, encoded by the coding sequence ATGAATACTGCTTTGCCTTCGCTGGGGTTCGCCGGGATCGGCCTGATGGGCTTGCCGATGTGCCGTCGGCTGCTGGCGGCGGGTTACCCGCTGACCGTATGGAACCGCAGCCCGGACAAGTGCGCCGAACTGGTCGCGGCGGGGGCGCATCTGGCCGCGAGCCCTGAGGAGTTGTGCGACGGGACGGACATGGTGTTGCTGTGCCTGGCCGACACGGCGGTGGTACGCGAGGTGGTGTTTGGCGAGGGGGGCATTGCCAGTGGTGGGCGCAGCGGCCAGTTGCTGGTGGACTTCTCCAGCCTGGAGCCGACCGCCACCCGTGAAATGGCCGCCGAACTGGCGGCGCTGTGTGGCATGGCCTGGCTCGATGCGCCGGTATCGGGCGGTACCCCGGGCGCCGAGGCCGGTACCCTGGCGATCATGGTCGGTGGCGAGGCCGCGGACCTGGAGCGGGCTCGCCCGGTGCTCCTCACCCTCGGCCAGCGGGTGACGCACATGGGCGGTGTTGGCGCGGGGCAGGTGACCAAGGCCTGCAACCAGATGATCGTCGCCTGCAATGCGCTGGTGATCGCCGAGGTGGTGGCCCTCGCCGAGCAGTCAGGGGTGGACGCCAGCTTGATCGCCGAGGCATTGGCCGGTGGTTTCGCCGACTCGAAACCCTTGCAGATCCTCGCTCCGCAAATGGCCGAGAGCCGTTTCGAGCCGGTCAAGTGGCATGTGCGCACACTGCTCAAGGACCTCGACACCGCAGTGAAATTCTCCCGCGAACAGGGCTCGGCGACGCCGCTCAGTGGCCTCGCCGCGCAACTGATGCGCCTGCACGGTAGCCAGGGCCATCTGCACAAAGACCCGGCGACTCTGGTATCGCTGTATCGCAGCAAGGGCTGA
- a CDS encoding DUF1656 domain-containing protein — MGLREWALGGVLLSPFLVYVLMALLLTGLLRLVVQATPMGRWIWHEALFDAALFVCVLYLVVRLLGPM, encoded by the coding sequence ATGGGGTTGCGTGAGTGGGCGCTGGGCGGCGTGCTGCTCAGTCCGTTTCTGGTCTACGTGTTGATGGCGCTGCTGCTCACCGGCTTGCTGCGCCTGGTGGTCCAGGCCACGCCCATGGGGCGCTGGATCTGGCATGAAGCGTTGTTCGACGCGGCGTTGTTCGTCTGTGTCCTGTACCTGGTGGTGCGCCTACTGGGCCCAATGTAA
- the rapA gene encoding RNA polymerase-associated protein RapA, whose product MAQQYQPGQRWISDSEAELGLGTILAQDGRLLTVLYPATGDTRQYSLRNAPLTRVRFSPGDLITHFEGWKLTVREVEDVDGLLVYHGIDGQNQPHTLPETQLSNFIQFRLASDRLFAGQIDPLSWFSLRYNTLQHNSKQMLSSLWGLGGVRAQPIAHQLHIAREVADRIAPRVLLADEVGLGKTIEAGLVIHRQLLSGRASRVLILVPENLQHQWLVEMRRRFNLQVALFDAERFIESDASNPFEDAQLALVALEWLVDDEKAQDALFAAGWDLMVVDEAHHLVWHEEQASPEYALVEQLAQVIPGVLLLTATPEQLGQDSHFARLRLLDPNRFHDLAAFRAESENYRPVAEAVQELLDEGRLSAKAHATIQGFLGAEGEALLTAITDGDSQASARLIRELLDRHGTGRVLFRNTRAAIQGFPERQLHPYPLTNPEQYAELPSSERAELYPEVAFQAQGETGDDERWWRFDPRVDWLIDTLKMLKRTKVLVICAHAETAMDLEDALRVRSGIPATVFHEGMSILERDRAAAYFADEEFGAQVLICSEIGSEGRNFQFAHHLVMFDLPAHPDLLEQRIGRLDRIGQKHTIQLHIPYLQDSPQERLFQWYNEGLNAFLNTCPTGNALQHQFGPRLLPLLAESDEKTWGKLVAEARAERERLEAELHSGRDRLLELNSGGAGEGQALVEAILEQDDQFALPIYMETLFDAFGIDSEDHSENALVLKPSEKMLDASFPLGDDEGVTITYDRGQALSREDMQFLTWEHPMVQGGMDLVLSGSMGNTAVALIKNKALKPGTVLLELLYVSEVVAPRSLQLGRYLPPAALRCLLDANGNDLAARVAFETLNDQLESVPRASSNKFVQAQRDVLAKRIAAGEAKVLPTHEERVALAQQRLVAEADEELARLTALKAVNPTVRDTEIDALRKQREDGLAALEKAALRLEAIRVLVAG is encoded by the coding sequence ATGGCGCAGCAGTATCAACCGGGGCAACGCTGGATCAGCGACAGCGAAGCCGAGCTCGGTCTTGGGACCATCCTGGCGCAGGATGGCCGCCTTCTGACCGTGCTCTACCCGGCCACGGGCGACACCCGCCAGTACTCGCTACGCAATGCGCCGCTGACCCGCGTGCGCTTCTCGCCAGGCGACCTGATCACCCACTTCGAAGGCTGGAAGCTGACGGTGCGCGAGGTCGAGGACGTCGATGGCCTGTTGGTCTACCACGGCATCGATGGGCAGAACCAGCCACACACGCTGCCCGAGACGCAGTTGTCGAATTTCATCCAGTTCCGCCTGGCCAGCGACCGCCTGTTCGCCGGGCAGATCGACCCGCTGTCGTGGTTCTCCCTGCGCTACAACACCCTGCAACACAACAGCAAGCAAATGCTGTCGTCGCTGTGGGGCCTGGGCGGCGTGCGTGCGCAACCTATCGCCCACCAGTTGCACATCGCCCGTGAAGTCGCCGACCGCATCGCCCCGCGTGTACTTCTGGCCGACGAAGTGGGCCTGGGCAAGACCATCGAAGCAGGCCTGGTCATTCATCGCCAGCTGTTGTCCGGCCGTGCCAGCCGTGTACTGATCCTGGTGCCCGAGAACCTCCAGCACCAGTGGCTGGTGGAGATGCGCCGACGCTTCAACCTGCAGGTGGCGCTGTTCGACGCCGAGCGCTTCATCGAAAGCGACGCCAGCAACCCGTTCGAGGATGCCCAGCTGGCGCTGGTGGCCCTGGAATGGCTGGTCGACGACGAAAAGGCACAGGACGCGCTGTTCGCCGCTGGCTGGGACCTGATGGTGGTCGATGAAGCTCACCACCTGGTCTGGCATGAGGAACAGGCCAGCCCCGAGTATGCGCTGGTCGAGCAACTGGCCCAGGTCATCCCTGGCGTGCTGCTGCTCACCGCGACGCCTGAACAGCTCGGCCAGGACAGCCACTTCGCCCGCCTGCGCCTGCTCGACCCCAATCGCTTCCATGACCTGGCCGCGTTCCGCGCCGAGAGCGAAAACTATCGCCCGGTCGCCGAAGCGGTACAGGAACTGCTCGACGAAGGCCGCCTGTCGGCCAAGGCCCACGCCACCATCCAGGGCTTCCTCGGCGCCGAAGGCGAAGCGCTGCTCACCGCAATCACCGATGGCGATAGCCAGGCCAGCGCGCGCTTGATCCGCGAACTGCTCGACCGCCATGGCACCGGCCGCGTGCTGTTCCGCAACACCCGGGCGGCAATCCAGGGCTTCCCCGAGCGCCAGTTGCACCCCTACCCGCTGACAAACCCGGAGCAGTACGCCGAGCTGCCCTCGAGCGAGCGCGCCGAGCTGTACCCGGAAGTGGCCTTCCAGGCCCAAGGTGAAACCGGCGACGACGAGCGCTGGTGGCGCTTCGACCCACGGGTCGACTGGCTGATCGACACCCTGAAGATGCTCAAGCGCACCAAGGTGCTGGTCATCTGCGCCCACGCCGAGACGGCCATGGACCTGGAAGACGCTCTGCGCGTGCGCTCCGGTATTCCGGCCACGGTATTCCATGAAGGCATGAGCATCCTCGAGCGCGACCGCGCCGCCGCCTACTTCGCCGACGAAGAGTTCGGCGCCCAGGTGCTGATCTGCTCCGAGATCGGCAGTGAGGGCCGCAACTTCCAGTTCGCCCATCACCTGGTGATGTTCGACCTGCCGGCCCACCCGGACCTGCTCGAACAGCGCATCGGCCGTCTCGACCGGATCGGCCAGAAACACACGATCCAGCTGCACATCCCCTACCTGCAGGACAGCCCGCAGGAACGCCTGTTCCAGTGGTACAACGAAGGCCTCAACGCCTTCCTCAACACCTGCCCGACCGGCAACGCCCTGCAGCACCAGTTCGGCCCGCGCCTGCTGCCGCTGCTCGCCGAAAGTGACGAGAAAACCTGGGGCAAGCTGGTGGCTGAAGCCCGCGCAGAACGTGAAAGGCTCGAAGCCGAGCTGCACAGCGGCCGCGACCGTCTGCTGGAACTCAACTCCGGTGGCGCCGGCGAAGGCCAGGCGCTGGTCGAGGCGATCCTCGAGCAGGACGACCAGTTCGCCCTGCCGATCTACATGGAAACCCTGTTCGACGCCTTTGGCATCGACAGCGAGGACCACTCAGAGAATGCCCTGGTGCTCAAGCCCAGCGAGAAGATGCTCGATGCCAGCTTCCCACTGGGTGACGACGAGGGCGTGACCATCACCTACGACCGCGGCCAGGCCCTGTCCCGCGAGGACATGCAGTTCCTCACCTGGGAGCACCCGATGGTCCAGGGCGGTATGGACCTGGTGCTGTCCGGCTCGATGGGCAACACCGCGGTCGCGCTGATCAAGAACAAGGCGCTCAAGCCCGGCACCGTGCTGCTCGAGCTGCTGTATGTCAGCGAGGTGGTGGCGCCACGCAGCCTGCAACTGGGCCGCTACCTGCCGCCGGCGGCACTGCGTTGCCTGCTCGACGCCAACGGCAACGATCTGGCAGCACGTGTGGCTTTCGAAACGCTCAACGACCAGCTCGAAAGCGTGCCACGGGCCAGCTCCAACAAGTTCGTCCAGGCCCAGCGTGACGTACTGGCCAAGCGCATCGCCGCAGGCGAGGCCAAGGTGCTGCCGACTCATGAAGAGCGCGTCGCCCTGGCCCAGCAACGCCTGGTGGCCGAGGCGGATGAGGAGCTCGCACGCCTGACCGCGCTCAAGGCGGTCAACCCCACCGTACGCGACACTGAGATCGACGCCCTGCGCAAGCAGCGTGAAGATGGCCTGGCGGCGTTGGAAAAAGCCGCGCTGCGCCTGGAAGCCATTCGGGTGCTGGTGGCGGGCTGA
- a CDS encoding DUF2288 domain-containing protein: MTDQVSTLYAKLLGETAVIEWKALERFWAKGDLIWVDPSLDLIAVAEAMAENRSEIFAKWRSDGTVGPVSAEQALDLQTRDPEIWAVVVSPFIVIQAKKAE; the protein is encoded by the coding sequence ATGACTGATCAAGTAAGCACCCTCTATGCCAAATTGCTCGGCGAGACCGCCGTCATCGAGTGGAAAGCCCTGGAGCGTTTCTGGGCCAAGGGTGACCTGATTTGGGTCGACCCCAGCCTCGACCTGATCGCCGTTGCCGAGGCGATGGCCGAGAATCGCAGCGAGATCTTCGCCAAGTGGCGTAGTGATGGCACTGTCGGACCGGTTTCCGCCGAGCAGGCACTCGACCTGCAAACCCGCGATCCAGAGATCTGGGCGGTGGTCGTTTCGCCGTTCATCGTGATCCAGGCGAAGAAAGCGGAATAA
- a CDS encoding efflux RND transporter periplasmic adaptor subunit encodes MRTAVRTLVTLCVVILAVFAGYQLWQYYMLTPWTRDARVRADVVVIAPDVSGWVSSLKVRDNQQVKAGDLLMTIDRERFQAAFDQASAVVETRTQQLRLRDREAARRTALGTEAISAELRENAQINAAVARGELHEAEAQLQVARINLARSEVRAPRGGHITNLRLAEGNFVNTGQAVMALVDDATFYIQAYFEETKLPRIRAGDTVNVWLMGAGESMQGHVESISRGITDRNSTPDGQLLPEVEPTFNWVRLAQRIPVRIRLDQTPEGVTLSAGMTASVQVHEDQGQH; translated from the coding sequence ATGCGTACAGCCGTACGTACCCTGGTTACCCTGTGCGTGGTGATCCTCGCCGTGTTCGCCGGCTACCAGCTCTGGCAGTACTACATGCTCACGCCCTGGACCCGGGATGCACGGGTGCGTGCCGACGTGGTGGTGATCGCCCCCGATGTGTCGGGGTGGGTCAGCTCGCTCAAGGTCCGGGACAACCAGCAGGTCAAGGCCGGTGACCTGCTGATGACCATCGACCGCGAGCGTTTCCAGGCTGCCTTCGACCAGGCCAGCGCCGTGGTCGAGACCCGCACCCAGCAACTGCGTCTGCGTGATCGCGAAGCGGCGCGGCGCACGGCGCTGGGAACCGAGGCGATCAGTGCCGAGCTGCGCGAGAACGCCCAGATCAACGCCGCCGTCGCCCGCGGCGAACTGCACGAAGCCGAGGCGCAGTTACAGGTGGCCAGGATCAACCTGGCACGCAGCGAAGTGCGCGCCCCGCGTGGCGGGCATATCACCAACCTGCGTCTGGCCGAGGGCAACTTCGTCAATACCGGGCAGGCGGTGATGGCGCTGGTGGACGATGCCACGTTCTATATCCAGGCCTATTTCGAGGAAACCAAGCTGCCGCGGATTCGCGCTGGCGATACGGTGAACGTGTGGTTGATGGGCGCGGGCGAGTCGATGCAGGGGCATGTGGAAAGCATCAGCCGCGGGATCACCGACCGCAACTCGACACCTGACGGGCAGTTGCTGCCGGAGGTGGAACCAACCTTCAACTGGGTGCGGCTGGCGCAGCGGATTCCGGTGCGCATCCGGTTGGACCAGACCCCCGAGGGCGTGACCCTGAGCGCGGGGATGACGGCCAGCGTGCAGGTGCATGAGGACCAGGGGCAGCATTGA
- a CDS encoding M949_RS01915 family surface polysaccharide biosynthesis protein produces the protein MVAKHRWLNVTLGLGSLALLAACEQKSFEVLPPIPVEQLEVLGVQTPIKSVHFHDREGEGLLVLSRVDGQATDPDTEEEVDKVVLKATLYGRNASADAFKPRWQIEQETTCAGLDLDVDFYNDVSDVTDLNKDGVAEVTVASHSFCGGGIDPHDIAIEMREGQAAYTITGQSLISPPGEDAFGGEREDSASLKNAPQVLRAHMDAVWQQVYKRPWSETSAPADDDPEDDTE, from the coding sequence ATGGTTGCCAAGCACCGCTGGTTGAACGTCACCTTGGGCCTGGGCAGCCTTGCGCTGCTGGCCGCCTGTGAACAGAAAAGTTTCGAAGTGCTGCCGCCGATCCCGGTCGAGCAACTCGAAGTGCTGGGTGTGCAGACGCCGATCAAGAGCGTGCACTTCCACGACCGTGAGGGCGAGGGCCTGCTGGTGTTGAGCCGGGTCGACGGCCAGGCCACCGACCCCGACACCGAGGAAGAAGTCGACAAGGTGGTGCTCAAGGCCACCCTTTATGGCCGCAACGCTTCGGCCGATGCCTTCAAGCCGCGTTGGCAGATCGAGCAGGAAACCACCTGTGCCGGCCTGGACCTGGATGTCGACTTCTACAACGACGTCAGTGACGTCACCGACCTGAACAAGGACGGCGTGGCCGAAGTGACCGTGGCCAGCCATTCCTTCTGCGGTGGCGGCATCGACCCCCACGACATCGCCATCGAGATGCGCGAAGGCCAGGCGGCCTACACCATCACGGGGCAATCGCTGATCAGCCCTCCCGGTGAAGATGCGTTCGGTGGCGAGCGCGAAGACAGCGCCTCGCTGAAGAACGCCCCGCAGGTCTTGCGCGCGCACATGGACGCGGTCTGGCAGCAGGTCTACAAGCGGCCCTGGAGCGAAACCAGCGCGCCAGCCGACGACGACCCGGAAGACGATACCGAGTAA
- a CDS encoding aspartate-semialdehyde dehydrogenase: MLPPIIPLSAAPVTSQLDPVKPTPDIPPVVPAQPSSSDGTVDLKQHRDPEAQALLLREEQRRQQQRRKQGEAERFEAVPGDELNADNTVPVAPMGERTRQGLLVDIEV; this comes from the coding sequence ATGCTGCCACCGATCATCCCGCTCAGCGCCGCGCCCGTCACGTCGCAACTCGATCCGGTCAAACCGACCCCGGACATCCCCCCGGTGGTGCCCGCGCAGCCATCCTCCAGCGACGGCACCGTCGACCTCAAGCAGCACCGAGACCCTGAAGCGCAAGCGCTGTTGCTGCGCGAGGAGCAGCGCCGCCAGCAACAACGGCGCAAGCAGGGCGAGGCAGAACGCTTCGAAGCCGTGCCGGGCGATGAACTCAACGCCGACAACACCGTGCCGGTGGCCCCCATGGGCGAACGCACACGCCAGGGGTTGCTGGTGGATATCGAGGTCTGA
- a CDS encoding putative bifunctional diguanylate cyclase/phosphodiesterase — protein MEWLGLRLFAELPATGQIILDCRHNPFLVLLAFTVASAACFATLGMAERQSHSEDPTARRQWRVLGACCLAGGIWAMHFISLLAFQTPLELHFDAPLSALSLLIALIAAWLAMNSLDRSEMRLGHYLQAALLIGLGIITMHYVGMAALQTSAHQYYQTGLLLASIAIAIATSLLALLMARCFRQGSGTLYLLMKHGASVLMAAGIVLTHFTGMAAMTLVIPSGAALSLPSADNNLQLALTIAFITLLISGSSISAALADKKLQSKEHDLRRVNLLLSQLDQARVSLQQAAHYDALTGLVNRRGFNQVFAERLAEQTANDGMLAVMFLDIDHFKRINDSLGHVAGDELLKVIAGHIKAATRGNDLVSRFGGDEFCVVTSLNSRDEARHLAQRIMQRMKEPIDLAGRRMVMTTSIGISIFPDDGHSTEELLKNADLALYQSKGCGRNSLHFFSCGLKTRATLELQLEEELRLALFEERGLCVYYQPIFDLHSRRVSKLEALVRWQHPQHGLLGPDRFIPIAEANGLIAELDLWVLRRACEDLAQLNRHGYGHLKVTVNCSARTLGREELASEVEMALFQAGLAARQLELEVTENALMGDIHHTIELLKRIRAQGVALSIDDFGTGYSSLAYLKRLPLDVLKIDRSFIQEVPGNQKDREIVQAIIIMAHTLHLKVVTEGVETPEQQAFLAAHGCDCLQGYLLSRPLPPSELRPVLERLDRQHDTLSPCCDTAIPESPGLCADGPGYRAGASVARRGH, from the coding sequence ATGGAGTGGCTGGGACTGCGATTGTTCGCCGAGCTACCGGCGACCGGGCAAATCATCCTCGACTGCCGACACAACCCCTTCCTGGTGCTGCTCGCCTTCACCGTGGCCAGTGCCGCCTGCTTCGCCACCTTGGGCATGGCCGAACGCCAGAGCCACAGCGAGGACCCCACGGCGCGCCGCCAATGGCGGGTACTGGGCGCCTGCTGCCTGGCCGGTGGCATCTGGGCCATGCACTTCATCAGCCTGCTGGCCTTCCAGACCCCGCTGGAACTCCACTTCGACGCCCCCCTGAGCGCCTTGTCACTATTGATTGCATTGATTGCCGCCTGGCTGGCGATGAACAGCCTCGACCGCAGCGAGATGCGCCTGGGCCACTACCTGCAAGCCGCACTGCTCATCGGCCTGGGCATCATTACCATGCACTACGTCGGCATGGCCGCGCTGCAGACCAGCGCCCACCAGTACTACCAAACCGGGCTGCTGCTGGCGTCCATCGCCATCGCCATCGCCACCAGCCTGTTGGCACTGTTGATGGCCCGCTGCTTCCGCCAGGGCAGCGGCACCCTGTACCTGTTGATGAAACATGGCGCCAGCGTGCTGATGGCTGCGGGCATCGTACTCACCCATTTCACCGGCATGGCCGCGATGACCCTGGTGATCCCCAGCGGGGCCGCCCTGAGCCTGCCCTCCGCCGACAACAACCTGCAACTGGCGCTGACCATCGCCTTCATTACCCTGTTGATCAGCGGCAGTAGCATCAGCGCCGCGCTGGCCGACAAGAAGCTGCAAAGCAAGGAACACGACCTGCGCCGGGTCAACTTGCTGCTCAGCCAGCTCGACCAGGCCCGGGTGTCCTTGCAGCAGGCCGCGCACTACGACGCCCTGACCGGCCTGGTCAACCGCCGCGGCTTCAACCAGGTGTTCGCCGAGCGCCTGGCCGAGCAGACTGCCAACGACGGCATGCTGGCGGTGATGTTCCTCGACATCGACCACTTCAAGCGCATCAACGACAGCCTCGGCCATGTCGCCGGTGACGAACTGCTCAAGGTCATCGCCGGGCATATCAAGGCCGCGACCCGTGGCAACGACCTGGTGTCGCGCTTCGGCGGCGACGAGTTCTGTGTCGTCACCAGCCTGAACAGCCGCGACGAGGCACGCCACCTGGCCCAGCGCATCATGCAGCGGATGAAGGAGCCGATCGACCTGGCCGGGCGGCGCATGGTGATGACCACCAGCATCGGCATCAGCATCTTCCCCGACGACGGCCACAGCACCGAGGAGCTGTTGAAGAACGCCGACCTCGCCCTCTATCAATCCAAGGGCTGCGGGCGCAACAGCCTGCATTTCTTCAGCTGCGGCCTGAAGACCCGCGCCACCCTGGAGCTGCAACTGGAGGAAGAACTGCGCCTGGCACTGTTCGAGGAACGGGGGTTGTGCGTGTACTACCAACCCATCTTCGACCTGCACAGCCGCCGGGTGAGCAAACTTGAAGCCCTGGTGCGCTGGCAGCATCCGCAACATGGCCTGCTCGGCCCCGACCGCTTCATCCCCATCGCCGAGGCCAACGGCCTGATCGCCGAGCTCGACCTGTGGGTGCTGCGCCGCGCCTGCGAGGACCTGGCCCAACTCAACCGGCATGGCTATGGCCACCTCAAGGTCACGGTCAACTGCTCGGCGCGCACCCTGGGCCGCGAGGAACTGGCCAGCGAAGTGGAGATGGCGCTGTTCCAGGCGGGCCTGGCGGCTCGGCAGCTGGAACTGGAAGTCACCGAGAACGCCCTGATGGGCGACATCCACCACACCATCGAGCTGCTCAAGCGCATCCGCGCCCAGGGCGTGGCCCTGTCGATCGATGATTTCGGCACCGGCTATTCGTCCCTGGCCTACCTCAAGCGCCTGCCGCTGGACGTGCTGAAGATCGACCGCTCGTTCATCCAGGAAGTACCCGGCAACCAGAAGGACCGGGAGATCGTCCAGGCGATCATCATCATGGCCCACACCCTGCATCTAAAGGTGGTCACCGAAGGCGTCGAGACGCCCGAGCAACAGGCTTTCCTCGCCGCCCACGGCTGTGATTGCCTGCAGGGTTACCTGCTCAGCCGTCCGTTGCCACCGAGCGAACTGCGGCCGGTACTCGAACGCCTGGACCGCCAGCACGACACGCTCAGCCCTTGCTGCGATACAGCGATACCAGAGTCGCCGGGTCTTTGTGCAGATGGCCCTGGCTACCGTGCAGGCGCATCAGTTGCGCGGCGAGGCCACTGA
- a CDS encoding FUSC family protein, which translates to MLITFQALFAPSSLALKFALKTLLGGGLALWLALRWGLEQPAWALMTAFIVAQPLSGMVVQKGLARLAGTLVGTFMSVVFIGLFAQTPWLFLLTLALWLALCTAASTQLRSAWAYAFVLAGYTAAIIALPAIDHPLQVFDQAVARCTEISLGICCATAISALVWPMRVEQQLAGQARLAWQNGLQAASAMLAGEDEARKGLLETLGRIVAIDAQREHAWFEGSRGRQRARAIQGLSQKLMVLLRLSRSVRRQWRQLDEAEARHLLPWLGEVRVQLATPSQPSLLVLRQRLWDAAHDERISSAEHYCLARLTLLLDYAMAASQALDDVEQGRAPKEVAQSLAAHRDLSLALLFGSRSALAFLVMSSFWLATAWPSAPGGLVLTCVVCSLFASRENGAQIGLSFLRGILLAIPVAFLVGQILLPQWSSFAMLCLGMGVPLFFGALGMAHPRIGATATSYCLHFIVLVAPLNAMHFDVASMLNSAQAMLVGVGAAVLAFRLVVLRHPAWLGRRLRAATQGDLVRLTRRDLRGADSWFGGRMADRLMQLARHASELPEAERKRWDDGLHGLDIGDELVHLRMCLAVANAPLGSAEHQYLQQLEAVLASGPAPGRGQRLDAASEQFIEALRRQPPSDPLRLAEGAVLQLRKSWGKWCRWQEDTHGVA; encoded by the coding sequence GTGCTCATCACCTTCCAGGCCCTGTTCGCACCCAGCAGCCTCGCCCTCAAGTTCGCCCTGAAGACCTTGCTCGGTGGCGGCCTGGCATTGTGGCTGGCGCTGCGCTGGGGGCTGGAGCAACCCGCCTGGGCCTTGATGACCGCATTCATCGTGGCCCAGCCGCTGTCGGGCATGGTGGTGCAGAAGGGTCTTGCTCGGCTTGCCGGGACGCTGGTCGGCACCTTCATGTCGGTGGTGTTCATCGGTTTGTTCGCGCAGACGCCCTGGCTGTTCCTGCTCACCCTGGCGCTATGGCTGGCACTGTGCACTGCGGCCTCCACCCAGTTGCGCAGCGCCTGGGCGTATGCCTTTGTACTGGCCGGCTACACCGCGGCGATCATCGCCCTGCCGGCGATCGACCACCCGCTGCAGGTATTCGACCAGGCCGTGGCCCGCTGCACCGAGATCAGCCTGGGAATCTGTTGCGCCACCGCCATCAGTGCCCTGGTCTGGCCCATGCGGGTGGAGCAGCAGCTCGCCGGCCAGGCGCGCCTGGCCTGGCAGAACGGTTTGCAGGCGGCCAGTGCCATGCTCGCCGGCGAAGACGAGGCGCGCAAAGGGTTACTGGAGACTCTCGGGCGCATTGTCGCCATCGATGCCCAGCGCGAACACGCCTGGTTCGAAGGCAGTCGCGGCCGGCAGCGGGCCCGGGCGATCCAGGGCCTGAGCCAGAAACTGATGGTGCTGTTGCGCCTGTCACGCTCGGTACGCCGGCAATGGCGCCAGCTCGACGAGGCCGAAGCCCGGCACCTGTTGCCCTGGCTGGGCGAGGTCCGCGTCCAACTGGCCACGCCCAGCCAGCCCAGCCTGCTGGTGTTGCGCCAGCGCCTCTGGGACGCGGCCCACGACGAACGGATCAGCTCCGCCGAGCACTACTGCCTGGCTCGGCTAACCCTGTTGCTGGACTACGCGATGGCCGCCAGCCAGGCCCTCGACGATGTGGAGCAGGGCAGGGCACCGAAGGAAGTCGCGCAAAGCCTGGCCGCCCACCGCGACCTGTCGTTGGCCCTTTTGTTCGGATCGCGCAGTGCCCTGGCGTTCCTGGTGATGAGCAGCTTCTGGCTGGCCACTGCCTGGCCTTCGGCGCCGGGTGGCCTGGTGCTGACCTGCGTGGTCTGCAGCCTGTTCGCCAGCCGCGAGAACGGCGCGCAGATCGGCTTGAGTTTCCTGCGTGGCATCCTGTTGGCGATTCCGGTGGCATTCCTGGTCGGGCAGATCCTGCTGCCGCAATGGAGCAGCTTCGCCATGCTTTGCCTGGGGATGGGCGTGCCGCTGTTCTTCGGTGCCCTGGGCATGGCTCATCCGCGCATCGGCGCCACCGCTACCTCCTACTGCCTGCATTTCATCGTGCTGGTGGCGCCGCTCAACGCCATGCATTTCGACGTGGCAAGCATGCTCAATAGTGCCCAGGCCATGCTGGTGGGGGTGGGCGCCGCAGTGCTGGCTTTCCGCCTGGTGGTGCTGCGCCATCCAGCCTGGCTGGGGCGGCGCCTGCGGGCGGCCACCCAAGGTGACCTGGTGCGACTGACCCGGCGCGATCTGCGGGGTGCCGACAGCTGGTTTGGTGGGCGTATGGCCGATCGCCTGATGCAGTTGGCGCGGCATGCCAGCGAATTGCCGGAGGCTGAGCGTAAACGCTGGGATGATGGCTTGCATGGCCTGGATATTGGTGACGAACTGGTGCACCTGCGCATGTGCCTGGCCGTGGCCAATGCCCCTCTGGGCAGCGCAGAGCACCAGTATCTGCAACAGCTGGAGGCGGTGCTCGCCAGCGGCCCGGCACCGGGTCGCGGCCAGCGCCTGGATGCTGCCAGCGAACAGTTCATCGAAGCCCTGCGTCGCCAACCGCCCAGCGATCCGCTGCGCCTGGCCGAGGGGGCGGTGTTGCAATTGCGCAAAAGCTGGGGCAAATGGTGCCGCTGGCAGGAGGATACCCATGGGGTTGCGTGA